A genomic segment from Corythoichthys intestinalis isolate RoL2023-P3 chromosome 2, ASM3026506v1, whole genome shotgun sequence encodes:
- the LOC130912001 gene encoding keratin, type I cytoskeletal 18-like gives MIYKTPTFSGSLTLSGQTSLPCKRLLSQQQEMERMMKKRNAKLLYAPTVYGGAGGRGVQISTSTSGSLVSSRYNDGHDYQSSGFIYGTLAIKDEKFALKQLNDRLANYMETVRSLEKANSQLDIKIREAIGKRGPLEGREYSKYHTIISDLKAKIIHGIKDNMQIAITLDNARLASDDFRIKMDYEIAMRQTVEADVAIFRKHLDDTNVIRLHLESDVESLKEELISLRKTHEIDIAELRAKTTQVGVRVDVDAPKGQNLAGIMEDMRAKYEKIIQKNAEEVKLWHESKIREVQVQVTEQSTALRESAKQLAEINKRYQQLEIERHSALSLTETLKATLLDTEMRYNKEITKYNEIILRLTEELRQIRAEIQELTRNYEHLFNIKVKLEAEIAEYRRLLEGENTIKLEDALKKTVETKVVTVTQTLVDGKVVSESKDVKSGVVVEP, from the exons ATGATATATAAGACGCCAACATTCTCTGGCAGCCTTACTCTCAGCGGCCAAACATCCCTGCCCTGCAAACGTTTGCTCAGTCAACAACAAGAAATGGAGCGCATGATGAAAAAACGTAACGCTAAACTTCTGTATGCCCCTACTGTTTACGGCGGGGCAGGTGGTCGTGGAGTCCAGATCTCTACGTCCACCTCTGGCTCACTGGTTTCCTCTAGATACAACGACGGGCATGACTACCAGTCCTCAGGGTTTATTTATGGGACGCTGGCCATCAAGGATGAAAAATTTGCCCTGAAGCAACTGAATGACCGCTTAGCCAACTACATGGAAACTGTGAGGAGTCTAGAGAAGGCCAACAGCCAGCTGGATATCAAAATCAGAGAAGCCATTGGGAAAAGAGGCCCACTGGAGGGGCGGGAGTACAGCAAATATCATACTATCATTTCAGATCTCAAAGCAAAG ATAATACATGGGATTAAGGATAACATGCAAATTGCTATCACCCTTGACAATGCCCGATTGGCCTCAGATGACTTTAGGATCAA AATGGACTACGAGATAGCCATGCGTCAGACAGTGGAGGCTGATGTTGCAATCTTTCGAAAGCATCTGGATGACACCAATGTAATTCGTCTGCACTTGGAGAGTGACGTTGAATCCCTGAAGGAAGAGTTAATAAGCCTTAGGAAGACCCACGAAATT GACATTGCTGAATTGCGTGCCAAGACCACTCAGGTTGGTGTCCGCGTGGATGTTGATGCTCCCAAGGGCCAGAATTTAGCTGGGATTATGGAGGACATGAGGGCAAAGTATGAAAAGATCATACAGAAGAATGCTGAGGAGGTCAAACTATGGCATGAGTCCAAG ATCAGAGAGGTGCAGGTCCAAGTAACTGAGCAGAGCACAGCACTGAGAGAATCAGCAAAGCAGCTGGCTGAAATAAACAAGAGGTATCAGCAATTGGAAATTGAACGGCACTCGGCACTGAGCCTG ACTGAGACGCTAAAGGCAACACTCCTAGACACTGAAATGCGCTACAACAAGGAGATAACTAAGTACAATGAGATCATTCTGAGGCTGACAGAAGAGCTCAGGCAGATCCGCGCTGAGATCCAAGAACTTACAAGAAATTACGAACACCTCTTCAACATCAAGGTCAAACTAGAGGCCGAGATTGCAGAATACAGGCGTCTGCTTGAAGGAGAGAATACCATCAA GCTTGAAGATGCCCTTAAGAAGACAGTCGAGACCAAGGTGGTGACAGTCACTCAGACTCTAGTGGATGGCAAAGTGGTGTCAGAGAGTAAAGATGTGAAATCCGGTGTAGTGGTGGAGCCCTAA
- the LOC130912002 gene encoding keratin, type I cytoskeletal 18-like, whose product MMQTSKQTTYSVRTQQSSGKGSVYRAPTIHGGAGGSRVSISSSVRSGLGAGMVQGAGGFSSSIQVSGSGSNITGNEKFAMQNLNDRLANYLETVRNLEQANQKLEIKIKEAMAKSGPDFRDYSKYQAILDDLRRKVFDATMDNARLVLSIDNARLAADDFRVKFESELAIRQSVEADIVGLRKVIDDTNMSRMNLESEIETLKEELIHLKKNHDNEVMLLRSQIAQSGVHVDVDAPKGQDLAQIMAEIRAKYEKMAQKNQDELKAWHESQMTEVQTQVTVNTEALKSSQTELNDLRRQLQTLEIELESQRSLKASLEGTLRDTEMRYNMEIESLNSIILSLESELTQLRNNIQLQTQDYETLLNMKMKLEAEIATYRRLLDGGDFKLQDALEEQKSVKTKVMTVTQTLVDGKVVSSSTETKNL is encoded by the exons ATGATGCAAACCTCTAAGCAAACTACATACTCGGTGCGCACCCAGCAGTCAAGTGGCAAAGGTTCTGTATACAGGGCCCCAACTATCCACGGTGGAGCCGGAGGGAGCCGTGTCAGCATCTCATCTAGTGTGCGCAGTGGGCTGGGAGCAGGAATGGTCCAGGGAGCGGGGGGCTTCTCCAGCAGCATCCAGGTGAGCGGCAGCGGAAGCAACATCACAGGAAACGAGAAGTTCGCCATGCAGAACCTCAACGACCGCTTAGCCAACTACCTGGAGACGGTCAGGAACCTGGAGCAGGCCAACCAGAAACTAGAGATTAAGATCAAGGAGGCCATGGCCAAGAGTGGACCAGACTTCAGAGACTACAGCAAGTACCAGGCCATCCTGGATGATCTCAGGAGAAAG GTGTTCGATGCCACCATGGACAATGCCCGCCTGGTCCTCAGCATTGACAATGCTCGCCTGGCAGCCGACGACTTCAGAGTGAA ATTCGAGTCTGAACTGGCTATCCGCCAATCTGTGGAGGCCGATATTGTTGGTCTGAGGAAAGTGATCGATGACACCAACATGAGTCGCATGAACCTTGAGAGCGAGATTGAAACCCTGAAGGAGGAGCTCATCCACCTTAAGAAGAATCATGACAAC GAAGTAATGTTGCTTCGTAGCCAAATCGCCCAGTCGGGAGTCCACGTTGACGTTGACGCTCCTAAAGGACAAGACCTCGCTCAAATCATGGCAGAGATAAGGGCTAAGTACGAGAAGATGGCCCAGAAAAACCAAGATGAACTAAAAGCATGGCATGAATCTCAG ATGACAGAAGTACAGACCCAGGTCACAGTAAACACAGAGGCCCTGAAAAGTTCCCAGACAGAGTTGAATGATCTACGCAGACAGCTTCAAACCTTGGAGATCGAGTTGGAGTCCCAGAGGAGCTTG AAAGCATCCCTGGAAGGCACGCTGAGAGACACAGAGATGCGTTACAACATGGAGATCGAGTCCCTCAACAGCATTATTTTAAGCTTGGAGTCTGAACTCACACAGCTCCGTAACAACATCCAGTTGCAGACCCAAGACTACGAAACACTGCTCAATATGAAGATGAAGCTGGAGGCCGAGATTGCGACTTATAGACGGTTGCTGGATGGTGGAGATTTCAA GCTTCAGGATGCCCTGGAAGAGCAGAAATCAGTGAAGACCAAGGTCAtgacagtgactcaaactctggTGGATGGCAAGGTTGTGTCCTCCAGCACAGAAACCAAGAACCTTTGA